Part of the Aquarana catesbeiana isolate 2022-GZ linkage group LG12, ASM4218655v1, whole genome shotgun sequence genome, aaagtcagcagctacaaaacgtATCCCATGATTCAGCGATGCGACCGCCTGATCCCCCGGCTCGCTCTCTCGTCTCTcccggtgccggcattgcaagtgtgggcacccagctgtgacagcttgaggcttcacagccgggtgtgcactgcgcatgcgcaagtcgcactgcacctcctcaatggccgggcagtcttctgggacctgtgacgtgtcccagaagatttcagggagggagggggagaagagaactTGCGTTCGACCGCCTAGGTggcccaagcagaagtgggagcaggtaccgctcaaaacctgctcccccccccaaaatgacatgccaaatgtggcatgtaagggggtaagGAGTGCTTAAAtaggaacttccacttttggttggaactccactttaaatgagaCTGATGGATCAGAGGATGATTCAGGGCAGAGGATATTGaagaggaggactaggaggagatGGAGGGGACAGCTCTGGCACTGTCACAACCAGCTTTAAGCTGTgtgccctgtcctgcattcttcttgactgccagcagagtcacccagtgggctATGAAACCCTGCCCATACTTGCTGAACCAGATGTCTGTGGTCACATGGCTCTTGATGCTTAACATGTGGTCCTTTCACATGATGGTGAAGGGCAGGGATGGTGTTTACATACAAAGAAATGGAGGCCAGGAGcatgccactgtggtacagcaaaGACCACAAATTCCCGAAAAGGGGCACCAGTTGGAAAAGCAGTGGAGTTGTAAAGTCAAAAATGTGGACGTGCTGGCATTTAGGCATTGGGCATGATAGTGACTGgtggtgtattttttttgttttagcagctggggcagggaaacttgCCAGCTCAATGCTACAACTGGTAGGGTGTGGTCAACAGAGTAAAAGTAAGTTTGCAGCCTATGCTTGCCCCTACTCTGCACCTTCCAGTGGAACAGAGCTGCTGCTCTTTCCACTTTTTTGCGAGCTGCCCCTGAATGACATCTGTTTACAGCAGCTTCATCTGCTGTATAGGGCACTCAGGTATGGTCAGAGACTTTACCACCCTCCCCTCTCCCCATCACCAAAGCCAACTTAGCAGTAtgttgtggctgggggaacatcacTGCCAATTGGTTTTCCCTGCCTGGTGTCCCTTTCCTCTAAGCTCCCTTTACTCTCCTTCTCAACCCCAAAACAACCTAATTGCTGCATATCCTCTTGCCACTGTGCTCAAATAATTCAGCAGACACCTAGATGACTGTTGGTGGGGCAATGgcaggagcagctgtgcatggggaGGCAGAATAGGGTGCTTTGGTAGCTGCGATGGACTGTGAGCTAGTCTGCCTCTGGGTGCCCgagctgaaggacagtaaattctTACTGTAGTTAACCACCTCCTGTGTATGCTGTAACTGTATAGTAAGCACAGtgccccaaaaaaacacaaatgtgCTCTGTCTGCAGTTGATGCACCTTGATCACTGATTTGGCCTGTGAACACAGAGGCTTCTCACCCCCTGCACACAGCGACACACTGCACAGGAACTTCTGCTTCTCCCTGTAGGCCTGCCAAACATGATGCTGATAATGTGGGGCTTATTCCCTACTTTTATTTAAAGCTATTGGAAGATATAAATGAGGGGAAATAGTATTAGGTGCACTGTAAACTGTGGTGCTTAGGTGCACTGTAAACTGTGGTGTGTGGGTGCACTGTAATCTGTGATGCTTTGGCAGACCAAACAGCACCTCAATATGTGTCCCTCACTCTTGCTAAACTACCAACACACTGACAAAGGACTGCTGGGAAAGCAGCCTTTTATGGCGTGTGTGCTGCAGCTTAGGTAAATACCATCATTGGCCAAAGTCTTGCATCTGCGCAGAGTTCAGATTCAAGACTTTGCCCAATGATGGCTTTGGCAATTCATTATGGGACTTTCAGCAGAGCAATTCCTGTTGAACGTTCCAAAAGTTGTGCACACTCATTGGTTTCTAAGAGGCCATGAGACTAAACTGTCTCCTGACACCATAGACATCTATTGGGTTCTACTGAGCACTCATGCAACCGGGACCCAGACCCAGGATTTGGTGACAGTGCTATGGGTCTTCTCTAACCTCTAGCAATCTGCACACATATCAGCAGCTACCAGCACAGGTAGTCTCCTACTGCTAAAACCTTATTTGTGGCTCTCTTTTGTAGATCATGTAGGAGTTACAAAAAAGTTATTAGTGAGTCATGACAGGAGACTTCCTGTGCTAGGAGCTAATTTCTGGTATCTGCAAAGATAGCTGCAAATTAAAAGTGATCAGCAGTACTGTTACTAAATGCCAGGTCCAGTCTTTAGAATCTTTGGGTAGCATAAAGTCTTTAGGCTATATCAAAATGTCAACAATACTTTGCACATGTGCTGTAGTGGCAGGAAGGTAAAAACATTGTGTCGCTACTACATTTGCGCAGTAGCATCCACATTAAAAATGTAGATCAGTGCCATTCACAATAGCCATCCCAGCACATCTAGAGAGGTCCCTGCATAAGGTGAGTGTGTTGCAAATGGACATGGCCTTCTAATTGTGGCCCCAACTCACACCACATACCCAGGCTTCTGCTGCAGCTAACACAAGCACTGCAACCTAGAAGCCTGGGTATGTGGTGTGAGTTGGGGCCaaaattagaatatatatatatatttcagttatatatatctatacacacagtatataattatatttattaaacaacttttGCATTTCTATCTATAGGATGAGCTGAAGAAGCTTTATGCACAATTGGAAGTCCACAAAACTAAGAAGATGACCTTAAACAACCCTCACCTGCAAAAGAAGCGCAGTTCACGTCGGGGACTTGGACGATCTATTATTAGGAGAATCACAGAGATCCCAGATTCAGTTTCAAAGCAATGTGGACGTGAAGAGCATGAGGGATCACCTGGCTCAGCTAGTGGGCAAAGGCGAAGGCTACAGGACAGTGGAAGCATTAAACTACGTGAGGAGTCTTTAAGACAGAGAGTTCTATCTTTACGCAAGTCACACAGCACTTATGACCACATGCAAGAATCCAAGGATACTGGAGCTACGTCCCCACGTCTGGAGAGCTCATCCCGAGATGCATCCTTGCGTGACTCTCTAATGAGGCGAAATCTTGCCAGGAATGTGTCACTACGCTCTTGTGGAGATTCTCTTCGTCAGGCCACCCTGGTCTGTAAATCTCTTAGTGCCCATAACCTGTTAGCAGATAAGAAACCGTTAGCTGTACCTGCTGGAACGCTACAGAAGTCACATAGCATGATAGGAAGCTCAAGAGGAAAGGGCCCACTAACAGACACTACTACAGAGAGGTCAAGGGAGGGGAGTCGTAACCTATTATTAGGAGGAAGTTTTGACAAAGCGGTAGTATGTCCTTGGGAGCTGCAAGAGCTCCCATTACCATCTGAAAACCAATCTCAAAAACATGTTAGTTATGCACCTGCAAAATGTAGTAGTCTAGATAGTTCTCATGCATCAGGAAAGCAACACGGTTCATGTGGAAGAAAAGGGGAAATAGGAGTAAAGCACCATAGtgtgggcagcagtgatgagcccATAAGTCAAAATGAGGTACATCAGCGATCAGAGCAACCAAGGAATGAAAATTGGGGCTCACCGCCTCTCACGGGTAGTCATGTAACTATACAAAACACAGAGAACTTTGTGTCGAACGGGACAGGTTTGGACATGACAGGTACAACAATAAAGAAACCAGAGTCCATAGAATTCACAAGGTCACCATATAAAAGTACACTGAAAAGTTTGGTTCTAGCAGTCAGAGCATTTAAAGGAACAGCTGGGGGGAAAGAAAACAAGGAAACAAAATCTACTGTGGAGGAAACAGAGGATGCCAAAAAACAGCTGCTTGAAACAATTTGCCCTTGGGAGGTAGAAACTGAGATGATCGAGGACAAGAGACAAAAGCCTACTTCACTGAATTTAACAGATAATATGGCACCGATTTCTACATCTCAGTTAGAACAGCACACATTTAACATAAAGGAAAATGAAGATAAACAGTCCACTTCCAAAACTTACAAGCATACTTCTCCAGTCAGATTAGAGAAAATGAGTGACCTAAGGGAGGCAGTATGCCCTTGGGAGAGCATGGAGGGTATTAAAAATGTTCCTTTCAAGTCAAACAGTGTGGAGAGCAAAAGAAGTGAAATATGTCCATGGGAAAGCACAGACAGTGAAGGCCCAGGTGGTCCCTTAAGTCAGTCAGGGAGTTGCCTATCCTTTCAAAGTCCCCCAGCAGATGGAAAGAAGAGTGAAAATGATCATGTATGGGCAAGTGTGGATAAAAGAAAAGAGATTTGTCCATGGGAAACAGGTGAAGTAGAAGAAATGAAAATGAGAGGCCTGAGTGGACGTAACTTAACTATGAAACTTGAAGCACTAGGCAGACAGAGAGATGCAGTGTGCCCGTGGGAGAGTGAGGAGTCTGGAGGCTCTCCTGGCACTCTTAGCCAATCACAGAGCAAGATATTTGACACATGCCATATTCAGTCCAAAACTTCTGACAGCTTGGATTTGGAATCTCGAAGAGGCGAGATCTGTCCTTGGGAGAGTTTGGACTCTGAAGGAACTCCAGCCACCATGAGCCAGTCTCAGAGTCACAACTGGGAGCCTACTAAGGGGGCAGAAGAGACCACAACATTGGAGTCATCTAACCCAGCAAACTCGTCTGGGTGGCAGTTGTACAAATCACAAAGTAAGCAGGATTCCTTGTGCAGCTGGACAAGTGAAGATACTCGACCACTAACTAAAATCATAAGCAAGAGTGAGGGCGGTCTGTACACCTCAGAACCTACAATAAAGCATGATAATAGGCGTTGTCACCATTCTCTTGTTGAGAAAACCAAGAGGTGTGTGGACCAAAAGGAAAGTAGCACTGAACCAACACAGAATGCAAACAGACACAACATGGAGGCCTCGGGGGTTGAAAACTCAAACAAATTTGCAGAGCTGTGCCCATGGGAAGCGCAGACAGAACCTCTAGATATGCAAGATACCCAGGTCAAAACCGGCAAAATTTAAGTCTTTCGATGAGACCTTCAATAACATTGAGTGGAAGAGACAAACTGTTTAAATGGAGTGAAAGTTAATGACTGATAATGAAGAAGATATATTATCGCAGGCTTTTAAAGTTTACTTTAAATTCTCTTCACATTGACTTCACTCTTCCATGATTAAAACAAAAATCAATGGTAAATGAGATACTTTGATTCCAAATCTGATAAAAAAAGTACTCCCTTTCTATGCTGTCCCCATGGTTTACATATTGTGTATGAATGAATTAAATCTGTAATATTCAATATTCAATACTATTGCTTCCACACATATATAGGAAGTGTCCTAGGAAATGTCATTCATGTGAGCACTATTCCACAGCTACTTTATGGAggtagacccccccccagcacacgTGATATGTTTCAAAGTCTCATTTCCATTAAAGTATCAGCCTTTCCAGCTACCCCCATCCCTTGTTGTACTTGTATTGTGGCTGTTGCACAAAAGCTGCAGCAGAACTTCAAATATCAACTGCATTAACTGTTTTTTCTCTGCAACAAAAATTAGTTTATGATGAAAATATGACCCATTCTGTGACTCTAAAGcttaccatacactatacaatttgattgAACAATCTACTTTGGATCTTCCATCAACTATGTActttaagggcctgcctgatttgctaCAAATATAATGAGTTTTTCTTTATAATTATTCTCATActacatagttttagtaaatctaaaagaGATTGCATAATCTGGTTGTATATTGGAGAGTGGATATCTACTCTCTGTTATACCCCACAATAGACTTTAAtaccgcatagctcccaactgtccatgatttggagggactgaccctaatttggagcaatgtccctctgtccctcattcctcctcatttgtccctcattttggtctgatctatatagatgtatataaaatacgcTTTTTATCTATcacaaagtgtttcccagcgctaaatcttacatctgatttctaaattgctgcatttgtaaatttcaaaagccaatataaaggaatagtagtggtaaaaaaagcacttaagGGTTTaaccaaacttgtttttttttttttaattctcctttaagggggcgtgacaaggggtgtgtcctatgcctgcatacttttgctgataggttgctgtcattcccatttcaaaaagttgggaggtatgataccgTGTCCTCTTTTTTGCTGGTATTGAGCCTTTGGAACTTGATGGAGTTTTTTCTGCTTAACACAGCAGAGAGAGCACTGTGATTGGAGGAAAACCAGTCATGTGACCAGGCTCCCTTATTCATTGTAatgcaccttaatgcatcctacgccccccagccccccccccccgttttacttacctgagccccgtaattctgtTGGCTGTGATGCGTTCTCCCTCTCTCCACGAGGTCcggactcttgattggatagattaatagcagtgcatccattggctcccactgctgtcaatcaaatccaatgacgcgggcacctggggggtggggccgagtccagcattcggcggctatggacgccagaAGCTgggctcgggagcatgcccgcaaggtaa contains:
- the GPR179 gene encoding probable G-protein coupled receptor 179 — protein: MEVMWWALLWCHHAQLFLHANQDFQSPSWKNDINELTPKQTPSTPTSLPPLPTPSDLSSLPSLQDSSPTFSILTPSLFSLDATTTSPTTTPQPSTPEPDQPDEEGKKAALHFLHSGDLLSLSEVNCTRRYEINDLQGSPPESLLHHVRRPIDYLLHATNFLNMIFQASDMRESSIKEDMEWYHALVRSLAGGDPQIRRAALSFTAQPLSSKPQLLLQATKEGHEILLQDLSSILHRVRHMKNYGIWNSFQTNLSLTKAILVNDLQSLETPKWSRGDSYIVDPNQVQWSKPFLECEGSRFSQRWMISLSTAFYGLKPDLSPEFKGTLHVDVRLLSLGIDQCAQGSVWFANTHKCNKNSTQCISDERDGSILGRYRCVCQPGYYRTQTEGLDNSYPGVTACLRCSKGCTTCVDDSPCVAEEDWALRVTVLSLQAAGMLGVFLSMLVSYNFRESKRIRASGLILLETILFGSLLLYFPVFIVYFKPGVFRCIALRWVRVLGFCIVYGTIVLKLYRVMKIFLSRTAQRIPYMTSMRLIRMLGVMVMVCLWFLLGWTVGTMENLQRGVPVVVHSQTQEGLMFYMCDYDRWDYMMALGELLFLCWGSYLCYGARTVPSAFHEPRYMGLAIHNEILISAAFHILRFVMVPSLQPDWTLLLFFIHTHGTVTMTLTLLFVPKFLHAGGPLQEEIAAEVYEDELDLRRSRSNLNSSITSAWSEHSLDPDDIRDELKKLYAQLEVHKTKKMTLNNPHLQKKRSSRRGLGRSIIRRITEIPDSVSKQCGREEHEGSPGSASGQRRRLQDSGSIKLREESLRQRVLSLRKSHSTYDHMQESKDTGATSPRLESSSRDASLRDSLMRRNLARNVSLRSCGDSLRQATLVCKSLSAHNLLADKKPLAVPAGTLQKSHSMIGSSRGKGPLTDTTTERSREGSRNLLLGGSFDKAVVCPWELQELPLPSENQSQKHVSYAPAKCSSLDSSHASGKQHGSCGRKGEIGVKHHSVGSSDEPISQNEVHQRSEQPRNENWGSPPLTGSHVTIQNTENFVSNGTGLDMTGTTIKKPESIEFTRSPYKSTLKSLVLAVRAFKGTAGGKENKETKSTVEETEDAKKQLLETICPWEVETEMIEDKRQKPTSLNLTDNMAPISTSQLEQHTFNIKENEDKQSTSKTYKHTSPVRLEKMSDLREAVCPWESMEGIKNVPFKSNSVESKRSEICPWESTDSEGPGGPLSQSGSCLSFQSPPADGKKSENDHVWASVDKRKEICPWETGEVEEMKMRGLSGRNLTMKLEALGRQRDAVCPWESEESGGSPGTLSQSQSKIFDTCHIQSKTSDSLDLESRRGEICPWESLDSEGTPATMSQSQSHNWEPTKGAEETTTLESSNPANSSGWQLYKSQSKQDSLCSWTSEDTRPLTKIISKSEGGLYTSEPTIKHDNRRCHHSLVEKTKRCVDQKESSTEPTQNANRHNMEASGVENSNKFAELCPWEAQTEPLDMQDTQVKTGKI